A genome region from Populus alba chromosome 5, ASM523922v2, whole genome shotgun sequence includes the following:
- the LOC118062014 gene encoding rac-like GTP-binding protein ARAC1 has protein sequence MSASRFIKCVTVGDGAVGKTCMLISYTSNTFPTDYVPTVFDNFSANVVVDGNTVNLGLWDTAGQEDYNRLRPLSYRGADVFILAFSLISKASYENVAKKWIPELRHYAPGVPIILVGTKLDLREDKQFFVDHPGAVPITTAQGEELKKLIGAPFYIECSSKTQQNVKGVFDAAIKVVLQPPKQKKKKKKGQKACSIL, from the exons ATGAGCGCGTCCAGGTTCATTAAGTGCGTGACTGTTGGCGACGGCGCCGTTGGCAAAACATGTATGCTTATTTCCTACACCAGCAATACTTTCCCTACG GACTATGTACCAACTGTTTTTGACAACTTCAGTGCGAATGTGGTTGTGGATGGAAACACTGTCAACTTAGGATTATGGGATACAGCTG GTCAAGAGGATTACAATAGATTAAGACCTTTGAGTTATCGTGGGGCAGACGTCTTTATTCTTGCATTCTCTTTAATCAGCAAGGCCAGCTATGAAAACGTTGCCAAAAAG TGGATTCCAGAACTGAGGCATTATGCTCCCGGGGTTCCAATTATTCTCGTTGGAACAAAACTTG ATCTTCGAGAAGACAAGCAATTCTTTGTTGACCATCCTGGTGCAGTGCCAATTACTACTGCTCAG GGAGAGGAACTGAAAAAACTAATTGGAGCTCCTTTCTACATTGAATGTAGTTCGAAAACACAGCAG AATGTGAAGGGGGTCTTTGATGCGGCCATAAAGGTGGTGCTGCAGCCTCcaaagcaaaagaagaagaagaaaaaggggcAAAAGGCTTGCTCCATATTGTAA
- the LOC118062013 gene encoding vacuolar protein sorting-associated protein 35B: protein MILAGIEDEDKWLAEGIAGIQHNAFYMHRALDANNLRDALKCSALMLSELRTSKLSPHKYYDLYMRAFDELRKLEMFFKDESRHGVSIVDLYELVQHAGNILPRLYLLCTVGSVYIKSKEAPAKDALKDLVEMCRGVQNPIRGLFLRSYLAQVSRDKLPNLGSEYEGGEDTAMDAVEFVLQNFTEMNKLWVRMQHQGPVRIREKLEKERNELRDLVGKNLHVLSQIEGVNLEIYRDTVLPRVLEQIVNCKDELAQYYLMDCIIQVFPDEYHLQTLETLLGACPQLQPTVDIKTVLSRLMERLSNYAASSPDVLPEFLQVEAFAKLSSAIGKVIEAQVDMPIVGAVTLYVSLLTFTLHVHPERLDYVDQVLGACVKLLFGKPKLEEGRATKQIVALLSAPLEKYNDIVTALTLSNYPRVMDSLDDETNKTMAMVIIQSIMKNNTCISTADKIEVLFELLKGLIKGLDGTAADELDEEDFNEEQSSVARLIHMLYNDDSEEMLKIICTVRKHIMAGGPTRLPFTVPPLIFSALRLVRKLQAQDGNVVGEEEPATPKKIFQLLNETIEALSSVPSPELALRLYLQCAQAANDYDLEPVAYEFFTQAFILYEEEVVDSKAQVTAMHLIIGALQRMNVLGVENRDTLTHKATGYSAKLLKRPDQCRAVYACSHLFWVDEKDGIKDGERVLLCLKRALRIANAAQQMANAVSGTSGPVTLLVEILNKYLYFFEKGNPQVTSAAIQGLVELITNEMQSDSTTPDPASEAFFASTIRYIQFQKQKGGVVGEKFGPIKV, encoded by the exons ATGATCTTAGCCGGAATAGAAGACGAAGACAAATGGCTAGCAGAAGGAATCGCCGGCATTCAACACAACGCCTTTTACATGCATCGCGCTTTG GACGCCAACAATCTCCGAGACGCTCTCAAATGTTCAGCTCTAATGCTATCAGAGCTTCGAACTTCTAAACTCTCTCCGCACAAATACTACGATCTCT atatgaGAGCGTTTGATGAATTGAGGAAACTAGAGATGTTTTTCAAAGACGAGAGTAGGCATGGCGTTTCGATTGTTGATTTATACGAACTCGTGCAGCATGCTGGCAATATATTGCCTAGACT gtaTCTACTGTGTACGGTAGGATCAGTGTATATCAAATCGAAGGAGGCTCCGGCTAAGGATGCGCTTAAGGATCTTGTAGAGATGTGTCGCGGTGTTCAAAATCCGATTCGAGGATTGTTTTTGAGAAGTTATCTTGCTCAAGTTAGTAGAGATAAATTACCCAACCTTGGGTCCGAGTATGAAGG AGGTGAGGACACAGCAATGGATGCAGTAGAATTTGTGCTGCAAAATTTCACCGAGATGAATAAACTTTGGGTTCGGATGCAGCATCAG GGGCCTGTTAGGATTAGAGAGAagctggaaaaggaaagaaatgagCTCCGTGATCTT GTAGGGAAGAATCTCCATGTTCTTAGTCAGATTGAGGGCGTGAACCTTGAAATTTACAGAGACACTGTTCTTCCCAGAGTTTTAGAGCAG ATTGTCAACTGTAAAGATGAGCTGGCACAGTATTATTTAATGGACTGCATAATTCAAGTCTTTCCAGATGAGTACCACTTGCAGACCCTTGAGACATTGTTGGGGGCCTGCCCCCAGCTTCAG CCAACAGTTGACATTAAGACAGTGCTTTCACGATTAATGGAAAGATTGTCCAATTATGCTGCTTCAAGTCCGGAT GTTTTACCCGAGTTCCTACAAGTAGAAGCTTTTGCTAAATTGAGCAGTGCTATTGGAAAG GTGATTGAAGCACAGGTTGACATGCCTATTGTTGGAGCCGTTACTTTGTACGTGTCTCTCCTCACATTTACACTACATGTTCATCCTGAACGCCTTGATTATGTGGATCAAGTACTG GGGGCATGTGTTAAGCTCCTCTTTGGCAAGCCAAAGCTTGAAGAGGGCAGagcaacaaaacaaatagtTGCACTTCTGAGTGCTCCATTAGAAAAGTACAATGACATTGTCACTGCCTTAACGCTGTCTAATTACCCTCGTGTCATGGACTCTCTTGATgatgaaacaaataaaaccatGGCAATGGTTATTATTCAGAgcattatgaaaaataatacttGCATTTCTACTGCTGACAAG ATTGAGGTGTTGTTTGAATTATTAAAAGGACTGATAAAGGGTCTGGATGGGACTGCTGCAGATGAG CTCGACGAGGAGGATTTCAATGAAGAACAAAGTTCTGTCGCTCGCCTTATACATATGCTTTATAATGATGATTCAGAGGAAATGTTGAAG ATTATCTGCACTGTGAGGAAGCATATAATGGCTGGAGGGCCAACACGATTACCTTTTACAGTTCCTCCTCTCATATTCTCTGCACTCAGG TTGGTGAGAAAGTTGCAAGCTCAGGATGGAAATGTAGTAGGAGAAGAAGAGCCTGCAACACCTAAGAAAATTTTTCAGCTTCTGAATGAG acaattgAGGCACTTTCATCGGTTCCCTCACCTGAGCTGGCATTAAGGTTGTACTTGCAATGTGCTCAG GCTGCCAATGACTATGATCTTGAGCCAGTTGCTTATGAATTTTTTACACAGGCATTCATATTATATGAAGAAGAAGTTGTG GACTCAAAGGCCCAGGTGACTGCAATGCATCTAATAATCGGGGCTCTCCAGAGGATGAATGTATTGGGTGTTGAGAACAGGGACACTCTAACACACAAGGCCACAGGA TATTCTGCAAAGCTTTTGAAGAGACCTGATCAGTGCAGAGCAGTGTACGCTTGCTCACATCTATTTTGGGTTGATGAAAAGGATGGCATCAAGGATGGGGAAAG GGTCCTCCTTTGCCTCAAGCGTGCCTTGAGAATTGCAAATGCAGCTCAGCAGATGGCCAATGCAGTAAGTGGTACAAGTGGGCCGGTCACATTGTTGGTTGAAATATTGAACAA GTACCTGTACTTTTTTGAGAAAGGAAACCCACAGGTTACCAGTGCTGCAATCCAGGGGCTGGTAGAATTAATCACTAATGAGATGCAGAGTGACTCCACCACACCAGATCCAGCGTCAGAAGCCTTCTTTGCCAGCACAATCCGGTACATTCAGTTCCAGAAACAAAAGGGAGGTGTCGTGGGTGAGAAATTTGGGCCTATCAAGGTGTAA
- the LOC118062263 gene encoding protein kinase STUNTED gives MKGELSIRKAVPGKALKKKKQGNDYVECLNFDLSRVAGLVHHALVSSDNDSLVAKDFSDCKGLVEKVGAISSFSYVQKVLMKAEEHYAALSVLMEINSENSPRFEEVPRDDSFHLKDSTGYEEKLYLKSISVIRRELPESALGWPILQRTNRPALEALRRSENPHDQGLAGFFSETSASPESLQESQADGLSVVQWVLSLPNRSKEATTNIQIDVVSKEAESYVENNICGHEDKHSEACLAASMKLPKKLENFLGEGGCSNVYEGYLPGGKQVQVKILKQYKEARNDFSLEVDIMDQCRYSSINGDAGNSRKSVLPWKVRFKMAIEIAETLNHLHNECPQPVIHRDIKSSNILLSNHFQPQLSDFVLATWGPTDSANAAHNDVVGTFWPAGNAIIRERESKSFAGPEDGQRDFDIVQMQRIVVAATLCVGQTARILELLRGEKGEREWVNSYANDLKKSSDEEFDDLFLEFGCKPCVGAFISGIR, from the exons ATGAAAGGAGAACTAAGCATTCGTAAGGCAGTTCCAGGAAAAGcgttgaagaaaaagaaacagggCAATGACTACGTAGAATGTCTCAACTTTGACCTTTCTAGGGTTGCCGGACTAGTGCATCATGCACTTGTTAGTTCAG ATAATGACAGCTTAGTCGCAAAAGATTTTTCAGATTGTAAGGGCTTGGTGGAAAAGGTTGGTGCTATTTCAAGTTTTAGTTATGTCCAAAAGGTTCTGATGAAAGCTGAGGAGCATTATGCAGCCTTGTCAGTGCTAATGGAAATAAACTCAGAAAACTCTCCCAG ATTTGAAGAAGTACCAAGAGATGACAGTTTTCATTTGAAAGACAGCACTGGTTACGAGGAAAAACtttatttgaaatcaatttcTGTAATCCGTAGAGAGCTGCCAGAGTCAGCTCTTGGCTGGCCTATTCTTCAAAGAACCAATCGTCCAGCTCTGGAAGCATTGAGAAGGTCAGAA AATCCACACGATCAGGGCCTGGCTGGCTTCTTCTCCGAAACTTCTGCATCTCCAGAATCTCTGCAAGAATCTCAGGCTGATGGACTTTCAGTGGTTCAATGGGTTTTGAGTCTACCCAATCGATCCAAAGAAGCAACTACAAATATTCAAATTGATGTTGTTTCCAAAGAAGCAGAGAGTTACGTTGAAAACAATATATGTGGACACGAGGATAAGCACAGTGAGGCTTGTTTAGCAGCATCAATGAAGCTGCCGAAGAAGCTGG AAAACTTCCTAGGGGAGGGAGGGTGTAGCAACGTGTACGAAGGATATCTTCCTGGTGGTAAGCAAGTGCAAGTGAAGATCCTAAAACAGTACAAGGAAGCTAGGAATGACTTCTCCTTGGAAGTTGATATCAT GGATCAGTGTCGTTATTCAAGTATCAATGGTGATGCAGGTAATAGCAGGAAGTCTGTATTGCCATGGAAAGTGAGGTTCAAAATGGCTATTGAGATAGCCGAGACTCTAAATCACCTGCACAATGAATGTCCTCAGCCTGTTATTCACAGGGATATTAAATCTTCAAACATTCTCCTATCAAATCATTTTCAGCCACAG TTATCTGATTTTGTGCTTGCCACATGGGGACCTACTGATTCAGCGAATGCAGCACATAATGATGTTGTTGGAACTTTTTGG CCTGCAGGCAACGCCATTATTAGAGAGCGGGAATCTAAAAGCTTTGCTGGACCCGAAGATGGGCAGAGAGACTTCGACATTGTTCAAATGCAAAGAATAGTTGTTGCAGCAACTCTCTGCGTCGGACAGACAGCTAGA ATACTTGAGCTATTGAGAGGGGAGAAAGGTGAAAGAGAATGGGTGAATAGCTATGccaatgatttaaaaaagtcAAGTGATGAGGAATTTGATGACCTTTTCCTGGAATTTGGCTGCAAACCATGCGTGGGAGCCTTCATTTCTGGAattagatga
- the LOC118062010 gene encoding uncharacterized protein — protein MSRCFPYPPPGYQIESIKIRKEKEKSVTESHKDIKKEKKERRKHRKENKDQICYTVGKSHQEGKSFLPREKNEEAEKSDLTEEHNEPACLQNICYLSDDGIRSNKKRKLEQATNDDKPRNVFRIRLPLTRHKEPDVPLNSEGLCSTSGRADSVSGQNEGVHLSHQETVKSKAGTVVGELAAPEKMPCISVSEKKSTVSHESGISRFKLPNKKMRKADSLYKVLIEDWVSPPPQFELNDSDDQEWLFEASKRESGNKILNACRDVLCHESSLFPRRHYLPEADVYALPYTIPF, from the exons ATGTCTCGGTGCTTTCCTTACCCGCCTCCGGGCTACCAGATCGAGTCGATCAAG ATCcgaaaggaaaaggagaagtCTGTAACAGAAAGCCATAAAGAtataaagaaggagaagaaagaaagaaggaagcaTAGGAAAGAAAACAAGGACCAAATATGTTATACTGTGGGTAAGTCTCATCAAGAGGGGAAAAGCTTCCTtccaagggaaaaaaatgaagaagctGAAAAGAGTGATCTTACTGAAGAACACAATGAGCCCGCATGCCTTCAGAATATTTGCTATTTGTCTGATGATGGCATTCGGAGCAACAAGAAGAGGAAATTGGAACAAGCAACTAATGATGACAAACCCC GTAATGTCTTCCGCATTAGGTTACCCTTGACAAGGCATAAAGAGCCAGATGTGCCTCTCAATAGTGAAGGGTTGTGTTCTACTTCGGGAAGGGCAGATTCTGTTTCTGGGCAGAATGAAGGTGTCCATTTATCCCATCAAGAAACTGTCAAATCAAAGGCAGGTACTGTTGTCGGGGAACTTGCAGCTCCAGAAAAAATGCCTTGTATTTCAGTTTCAGAGAAGAAGAGCACTGTTAGCCATGAATCTGGGATTTCTCGGTTCAAATTGCCTAATAAGAAGATGCGGAAAGCAGACTCACTATACAAAGTCTTAATTGAGGATTGGGTTTCACCACCTCCTCAGTTTGAGCTTAATGATTCTGATGATCAAGAATGGCTTTTTGAGGCCTCAAAGCGAGAAAGTGGAAACAAGATACTAAATGCTTGCCGTGATGTCTTGTGTCACGAAAGTTCTTTGTTTCCACGCAGGCATTACTTGCCCGAAGCTGATGTATACGCATTACCTTATACTATTCCATTTTGA